From Saccopteryx leptura isolate mSacLep1 chromosome 3, mSacLep1_pri_phased_curated, whole genome shotgun sequence, one genomic window encodes:
- the CITED2 gene encoding cbp/p300-interacting transactivator 2: MADHMMAMNHGRFPDGTNGLHHHPAHRMGMGQFPSPHHHQQQQQPQHAFNALMGEHIHYGAGNMNTTSGIRHAMGPGTVNGGHPPSALAPAARFNNSQFMGPPVASQGGSLPASMQLQKLNNQYFNHHPYPHNHYMPDLHPAAGHQMNGTNQHFRDCNPKHSGGSSTPGGSGGSSTPGGSSGTSGGGAGSSNSGGGSGGGSGSSMPASVAHVPAAMLPPNVIDTDFIDEEVLMSLVIEMGLDRIKELPELWLGQNEFDFMTDFVCKQQPSRVSC; encoded by the coding sequence ATGGCAGACCATATGATGGCCATGAACCACGGACGCTTCCCCGACGGCACCAACGGGCTGCACCACCACCCTGCCCACCGCATGGGCATGGGGCAGTTCCCGAGCCCGCatcaccaccagcagcagcagcagccccaaCACGCCTTCAACGCCCTGATGGGCGAGCACATACACTACGGCGCGGGCAACATGAATACCACGAGCGGCATCAGGCACGCGATGGGGCCGGGGACTGTGAACGGAGGGCACCCCCCAAGCGCGCTGGCCCCCGCGGCTAGGTTTAACAACTCCCAGTTCATGGGCCCCCCGGTGGCCAGCCAGGGAGGCTCCCTGCCGGCCAGCATGCAGCTGCAGAAGCTCAACAACCAGTATTTCAACCATCACCCCTACCCCCACAACCACTACATGCCGGATTTGCACCCAGCTGCAGGCCACCAGATGAACGGGACAAACCAGCACTTCCGAGATTGCAACCCCAAACACAGCGGCGGCAGCAGCACCCCCGGCGGCTCGGGCGGCAGCAGCACCCCTGGCGGCTCCAGCGGCACCTCGGGCGGCGGCGCGGGCAGCAGCAATAGCGGTGGCGGCAGCGGTGGTGGCAGCGGCAGCAGCATGCCCGCCTCTGTGGCTCACGTCCCTGCTGCAATGCTGCCGCCCAATGTCATAGACACTGATTTCATCGACGAGGAAGTGCTTATGTCCTTAGTGATAGAAATGGGTTTGGACCGCATCAAGGAGCTGCCTGAACTCTGGCTGGGGCAAAACGAGTTTGATTTTATGACGGACTTCGTGTGCAAACAGCAGCCTAGCAGAGTAAGCTGTTGA